From the genome of Papaver somniferum cultivar HN1 chromosome 2, ASM357369v1, whole genome shotgun sequence, one region includes:
- the LOC113353858 gene encoding uncharacterized protein LOC113353858: MNHVKATKTPEERRKEIEVRVAAARLLQQKPVLLPAENAEGRVVDSSLGTHKVVERRKHLNLRKIASFSDRMNHVRSFWDSMALEKKQSLIHVNIEDLKSHFSSSKDSLMLQTLLEALLFAQDKKTWKFWVCCCCSEKFTDGDSHLQHVVREHMGSLSPNLQSVLPQEVDTDWTRMLQYGSWKPVDSSVAFKMAEDRSNLRSSKLLSGYYSRNDDDDDTRNVSTTDNWYSRDTWDSDKEKELTMDGDQTAICGNGSSWPTCEDTERAKLLEDIQVMFQSLIRHKCLAVSHLNKVIQYTMDELQRLVPGSQLSNLGLDQTPRCICFLGASQLSKVLKFLQELYHSCGLSRYPDKASLTNEKPSDAKEPEVKEIVVLSRDSSFLFLGERLFRGEITSSGDEKGCSVSYGDAAATSFPFSDNDDCLPLDSSALLSWIFSGPSSGEKLTSWIRLKKENSHRGLEFLQMLEKEHYLLQGLCERKCEHLSHNEALQAVESLIFEELKKREHVTRFASRSLEAVVRKRQEELTETESDVMSISSRFELEAYQVFSKKHSL, from the coding sequence ATGAATCATGTTAAAGCAACTAAGACACCTGAGGAGAGAAGGAAGGAAATTGAAGTACGTGTAGCTGCTGCTAGGCTGTTGCAACAGAAACCTGTTTTGCTTCCTGCGGAGAATGCTGAAGGTAGAGTTGTAGATTCATCTTTGGGGACTCACAAAGTGGTTGAGCGACGTAAGCATTTAAATTTGCGGAAGATTGCATCCTTCTCAGACAGGATGAATCATGTTAGATCTTTTTGGGATTCAATGGCCCTTGAGAAGAAGCAAAGTTTGATCCATGTGAATATTGAGGATCTCAAGTCTCATTTCAGTTCATCAAAGGATAGTTTGATGCTACAGACTCTGTTAGAAGCCCTGTTATTTGCGCAGGATAAGAAGACGTGGAAGTTCTGggtgtgctgctgctgcagtgaGAAGTTTACTGATGGTGATTCACATTTGCAACATGTGGTGAGGGAGCATATGGGTAGCCTCTCCCCAAATTTGCAGTCGGTATTGCCTCAAGAAGTTGACACTGATTGGACTAGGATGCTTCAATATGGCTCATGGAAACCCGTTGATTCTTCTGTTGCTTTCAAAATGGCTGAAGATCGATCAAATCTCCGATCTTCTAAACTCTTGAGTGGTTACTATAGCaggaatgatgatgatgacgacacGAGGAATGTCAGTACAACTGACAATTGGTACTCAAGAGACACATGGGATTCCGATAAGGAGAAGGAGTTGACAATGGATGGTGATCAGACGGCAATATGTGGTAATGGAAGCTCGTGGCCAACATGTGAGGATACTGAACGCGCAAAACTCCTTGAGGATATCCAGGTTATGTTCCAGTCTCTTATTAGACATAAATGTCTCGCAGTAAGCCATCTTAATAAAGTCATTCAGTACACAATGGACGAGCTTCAAAGACTTGTTCCTGGTTCACAGCTTTCAAACCTTGGTTTGGACCAAACACCCCGCTGTATTTGTTTCTTGGGAGCTTCCCAACTTAGCAAGGTCCTCAAATTTTTACAGGAGCTTTATCATTCTTGCGGATTAAGTAGATATCCTGATAAGGCCAGCTTAACAAATGAGAAACCAAGTGATGCTAAAGAACCTGAAGTCAAAGAAATAGTTGTTCTGAGCAGGGATTCATCATTTCTTTTTCTAGGGGAGCGTTTATTTAGAGGCGAAATTACTAGCAGTGGTGATGAGAAAGGTTGCTCTGTGAGTTATGGTGATGCAGCAGCCACTTCTTTTCCCTTCAGTGATAATGACGATTGTCTTCCACTCGATAGCAGTGCTCTGCTATCCTGGATTTTCTCTGGTCCTTCGAGTGGGGAAAAGCTTACATCATGGATCCGTCTGAAGAAAGAAAACTCCCATCGTGGATTAGAATTTCTTCAGATGCTTGAGAAGGAACATTACCTCTTACAAGGCTTGTGCGAGAGGAAATGTGAGCATTTGAGCCATAATGAAGCTTTACAAGCAGTTGAGAGTCTCATCTTCGAAGAGCTTAAGAAAAGGGAGCATGTTACTAGATTTGCCTCCCGTAGTTTGGAGGCTGTCGTTCGCAAGCGTCAAGAAGAACTTACTGAAACAGAAAGTGATGTTATGTCCATCAGTAGTAGGTTTGAGTTGGAGGCCTATCAAGTGTTCTCAAAGAAGCACAGTCTTTGA